One genomic region from Xyrauchen texanus isolate HMW12.3.18 chromosome 4, RBS_HiC_50CHRs, whole genome shotgun sequence encodes:
- the mrm1 gene encoding rRNA methyltransferase 1, mitochondrial: MQVWKKVFQVSNQAKKSRCLLGLNELYFSPVSVTQHATYGCTRALFLQRDNFLKLAERKNASTSKKPTKTLVSRQHKPLASRDDIHKSIKTLSTASKMAPSERKLSSELQKLRFEDFSESETNTIFKIQKETGPNEAKRLEIVFGVAPCLLALMQGRRRPSRLFVKEGEGPQRDAILRVSQEALRQGVQIQRVSKQMLNKMCDGKVHQGLCLQASSLGFIKEETPVTSHNVKNHRTLWLVLDGVQDPMNFGAILRSAYFLGVDRVASSIHNSCPLTPTVSKASSGVMEVMEVFGYSNLKDMIKVKAEQGWEVVGTVGLVEGNPEVPVVPCSNFKMSRPTLLLMGGEGNGLSPELRQLCDVLLTIPPKRELLPGLDSLNVSVATGILLHSLLFSCTAN; this comes from the exons ATGCAGGTGTGGAAAAAAGTCTTCCAAGTGTCCAACCAAGCTAAGAAAAGCCGATGTTTGCTTGGCCTGAATGAATTATATTTTTCACCAGTTTCTGTCACCCAACATGCAACCTATGGTTGCACAAGAGCACTTTTTTTGCAGAGAGACAATTTTTTAAAGTTAGCAGAGAGAAAGAATGCCTCTACCTCTAAGAAACCCACAAAGACATTAGTGTCTAGGCAGCATAAACCTCTTGCTTCCCGAGATGATATCCACAAATCGATAAAAACCTTGAGCACAGCATCTAAAATGGCTCCTTCAGAGAGAAAATTGTCTTCAGAGCTTCAGAAACTGAGGTTTGAGGATTTCAGTGAGTCAGAAACTAATACGATTTTCAAGATACAAAAAGAAACTGGGCCTAATGAAGCCAAACGGCTGGAGATTGTGTTTGGGGTTGCCCCATGTTTGCTAGCCCTGATGCAAGGTAGGAGGAGACCAAGTCGGCTCTTTGTAAAGGAAGGTGAGGGGCCTCAGAGAGATGCGATTCTGAGGGTTTCCCAGGAGGCCCTCAGGCAGGGTGTACAGATACAGAGGGTCAGTAAGCAAATGCTAAACAAGATGTGTGATGGTAAGGTGCACCAGGGCTTGTGTCTGCAAGCAAGTTCGCTTGGCTTTATCAAAGAAGAAACACCTGTAACCTCTCACAATGTAAAGAATCACAGGACATTATGGCTGGTTTTGGATGGAGTGCAGGATCCGATGAATTTTGGTGCCATTTTGCGGTCCGCATACTTCCTGGGAGTGGATCGTGTGGCCAGCAGCATTCATAACAG TTGTCCTCTGACACCCACAGTGAGCAAAGCCAGTTCTGGTGTGATGGAGGTCATGGAGGTGTTTGGCTACAGTAACCTGAAAGATATGATAAAG GTGAAAGCAGAACAAGGCTGGGAAGTAGTCGGCACTGTTGGGTTAGTGGAAGGAAATCCTGAAGTCCCTGTTGTGCCATGTTCAAATTTCAAGATGTCCAGACCTACACTGCTGTTAATGG GTGGGGAAGGAAATGGTCTGTCTCCTGAACTGCGTCAGCTGTGTGACGTCCTGCTCACCATCCCTCCAAAAAGAGAACTGCTGCCTGGTTTAGATTCGCTCAATGTTTCTGTAGCCACAG GCATCTTGTTGCACTCTCTGCTGTTCTCGTGCACAGCCAACTGA